Proteins encoded in a region of the Panicum hallii strain FIL2 chromosome 3, PHallii_v3.1, whole genome shotgun sequence genome:
- the LOC112886649 gene encoding transcription factor LHW-like, whose amino-acid sequence MAVGDALRRLCEEVGWSYAVFWKAIGAADPVHLVWEDGFCGHASCSAGSEAPEAGCEPGSSVCTLVRKIMASQIHVVGEGTIGRAAFTGNHQWIIHDPANDHSLRSEVSAEMNHQFVAGIQTIAIIPVLPRGVLQLGSTNVVVEDTNLVLQYKKLCSQLNNRSSMASSSSVKNELNQKVQSRPLNAPSSIYSADVRSNFFGGSPVTYQQCYGLDATTVSSSTLANTGSNASMLMVAQRNGQAVKEHILYAPDMRFRPQNPYCDRRVESNTQSSVVSSDFISSISASMEKHPLLMTNSRQLEQGNMGEQSDRRNFLLKSLAYRNPLVHENTNMTLLHGRSQVSDFVNSHGGFDFLPEGTRVVKGNLYASTANQILEQRCNSTSGIAGHKAAISYKMPQSAQVMKMESSKGGTFQASAAVSSGSNLSSSLKTAISQEKHISSSDLAGPKKANEVHDPADVIVQAVKNMDRRKLPDISNEKVPSLLMDPIAESDLFDMFGSEFHHLCRNVDNDLTGKAAKPESSNRGAPESSVHVDTSPAFDSVDGEFPYSGIFSLTDTDQLLDAVISNVNPGGKQISGDSASCKTSVTDIPSSSYCRSKEPKHCASSGAPPLLIKNELAVSNLVKQPSFLEKEEDGCLSQNNGIHKSQIRLWIESGQNMKCESASASNSKGVDTSSKASRKRSRPGENPKPRPKDRQLIQDRIKELRELVPNGAKCSIDALLEKTIKHMLFLQSVTKHADNLKDSNESKILGGENGPLKDYFEGGATWAFDVGSQSMTCPIIVEDLDRPRQMLVEMLCEDRGIFLEIADFIKGLGLTILRGVMEARKNKIWARFTVEANRDVTRMEIFLSLMRLLEPSCDGGGAGENPNSVKMPLGVVQYPVIPATGHLR is encoded by the exons ATGGCGGTGGGGGACGCGCTGCGGCGGCTCTGCGAGGAGGTCGGCTGGTCCTACGCCGTCTTCTGGAAGGCCATCGGCGCCGCGGACCCTGT GCATTTGGTCTGGGAGGACGGCTTTTGTGGTCATGCATCGTGCTCCGCTGGATCTGAGGCTCCTGAGGCCGGGTGCGAACCAGGCAGTAGCGTGTGCACGCTTGTTAGGAAGATTATGGCATCACAAATTCATGTCGTTGGCGAAGG TACAATTGGCCGTGCTGCTTTTACCGGAAATCATCAATGGATCATCCACGATCCTGCCAATGATCACAGTCTCAGATCCGAG GTTTCTGCTGAGATGAATCATCAATTTGTAGCTGGTATTCAG ACTATTGCAATTATTCCTGTGTTACCACGTGGTGTACTGCAGCTAGGCTCTACAAATGTG GTAGTGGAAGATACTAACCTTGTGCTCCAATATAAGAAGCTGTGTTCTCAGCTAAACAATCGATCAAGTATGGCTTCATCGTCATCTGTTAAAAACGAATTGAACCAGAAGGTCCAGTCACGCCCTTTGAATGCCCCCTCAAGTATCTACTCTGCAGATGTACGCTCAAATTTTTTTGGTGGATCCCCAGTAACATATCAACAATGCTATGGCCTGGATGCCACGACTGTGTCTAGTAGTACATTGGCAAACACAGGCAGTAATGCTTCAATGCTTATGGTTGCTCAAAGAAATGGTCAAGCGGTTAAAGAGCACATTCTATATGCTCCTGACATGAGGTTCAGACCCCAAAACCCTTACTGTGACAGGAGAGTTGAAAGTAACACTCAAAGTAGTGTTGTGAGCTCTGATTTTATCTCATCTATCTCAGCATCAATGGAAAAACACCCATTGTTGATGACTAACAGTAGACAGTTAGAACAAGGAAACATGGGTGAGCAGTCAGATCGCAGAAATTTTCTCTTGAAGTCTCTTGCATATCGGAACCCTTTAGTCCATGAAAACACAAACATGACTCTGTTGCATGGCAGAAGCCAGGTGTCAGATTTTGTTAATAGTCATGGGGGTTTTGATTTTCTCCCAGAAGGTACTAGGGTAGTCAAGGGTAACCTGTATGCCAGCACTGCAAATCAAATTCTAGAACAAAGATGCAATTCTACTTCTGGGATTGCAGGGCATAAAGCAGCTATTTCATATAAAATGCCCCAATCCGCTCAAGTTATGAAAATGGAGAGTTCCAAGGGAGGGACCTTTCAAGCTTCTGCAGCTGTGTCGTCTGGCTCAAATCTTTCTAGTAGCTTGAAAACAGCCATTTCTCAAGAGAAGCATATTAGTAGCTCAGATCTTGCTGGCCCAAAAAAGGCTAATGAAGTACATGATCCTGCTGATGTAATTGTTCAAGCTGTCAAGAATATGGATCGACGCAAGCTCCCAGACATCTCTAATGAGAAAGTACCGTCGCTCCTTATGGATCCTATTGCAGAAAGCGATTTGTTTGACATGTTTGGTTCTGAATTTCATCACTTGTGCCGCAATGTGGATAATGATCTTACCGGGAAAGCTGCGAAACCTGAGAGTTCAAATAGAGGTGCGCCTGAGTCCTCTGTTCATGTCGATACATCTCCAGCCTTTGATTCAGTGGATGGCGAGTTCCCTTATTCTGGGATCTTCTCCCTAACTGATACCGACCAACTATTGGATGCGGTTATTTCCAATGTCAATCCCGGTGGCAAGCAGATCTCCGGTGACAGTGCCTCTTGCAAGACTTCAGTGACAGATATTCCTAGCAGTTCGTATTGTCGCTCAAAAGAGCCAAAGCACTGTGCATCATCTGGTGCTCCTCCTTTGCTAATCAAGAATGAGTTGGCTGTTTCAAATTTGGTTAAACAGCCATCTTTCCTAGAGAAGGAAGAGGATGGCTGTCTTTCCCAAAATAATGGAATACACAAATCTCAGATACGCCTTTGGATTGAGAGTGGACAGAACATGAAATGTGAAAGTGCTTCAGCCTCAAACAGCAAGGGCGTTGATACGTCAAGCAAGGCAAGTCGGAAGAGATCTCGACCAGGAGAGAATCCTAAGCCACGTCCAAAGGATCGTCAGCTTATTCAGGATCGTATAAAGGAGCTCCGGGAACTCGTGCCTAATGGGGCAAAG TGTAGCATCGATGCGTTATTGGAGAAGACCATTAAGCACATGCTTTTCTTGCAAAGTGTGACAAAGCATGCGGACAACCTCAAGGACTCTAATGAATCTAAG ATACTTGGTGGTGAGAATGGTCCGCTTAAAGACTACTTCGAAGGTGGTGCAACTTGGGCCTTTGATGTTGGTAGTCAATCTATGACATGCCCGATCATTGTTGAGGATCTTGACCGGCCTCGGCAGATGCTTGTGGAG ATGCTTTGTGAGGATAGGGGTATCTTCTTGGAGATAGCTGACTTTATCAAAGGACTAGGATTAACCATCTTGAGGGGTGTGATGGAAGCACGCAAAAATAAAATCTGGGCACGGTTCACTGTTGAG GCTAACAGGGACGTGACTAGAATGGAAATCTTCCTGTCCCTAATGCGCTTGCTGGAACCTAGCTGTGATGGTGGCGGAGCAGGAGAGAACCCTAACAGCGTAAAAATGCCTCTTG